Proteins found in one Thermaerobacter subterraneus DSM 13965 genomic segment:
- a CDS encoding TetR/AcrR family transcriptional regulator → MVRTDPRVFGRRRRGGEPAICPRRATTKRSEQILRTATAVFARSNYRSSTTAEIAAEAGVSEPLIYRYYPSKKQLFLAVLDDVTRRILQRWETVRRSEPSSLACLRRIGQDYLDLVDRNSEDLKVFFKAVSEDSDPEIRRFLAESYRKYARYLEEVAREGQERGEIRRDVPARAIAWQMMSLGAAFNLFAVLELSEWTRADREAQLLAFLERIGRANPATGAPSSMHAGVDAPEDGLAGSPAGSPAGASDRSATGSAVSPGDAGAARPAARPDR, encoded by the coding sequence ATGGTTCGTACCGACCCCCGGGTCTTCGGACGTCGCAGACGAGGAGGTGAACCCGCGATCTGCCCGCGACGAGCGACGACGAAGCGGTCCGAGCAGATCCTCCGTACGGCCACGGCCGTGTTCGCCCGGTCCAACTACCGGTCGAGCACCACGGCGGAGATCGCGGCCGAGGCCGGCGTCTCGGAGCCGCTCATCTACCGTTATTACCCGTCGAAGAAGCAGCTGTTCCTGGCGGTGCTGGACGACGTCACCCGGCGGATCCTGCAGCGCTGGGAGACCGTCCGCCGCTCCGAGCCGTCGAGCCTGGCCTGCCTTCGGCGGATCGGCCAGGACTACCTGGATCTCGTCGACCGGAACAGCGAGGACCTGAAGGTCTTCTTCAAGGCCGTCTCCGAGGACAGCGACCCGGAGATCCGCCGGTTCCTGGCCGAAAGCTACCGCAAGTATGCCCGGTATCTCGAGGAGGTCGCCCGGGAGGGACAGGAGCGGGGGGAGATTCGCCGCGATGTCCCGGCCCGCGCCATCGCCTGGCAGATGATGAGCCTGGGCGCCGCCTTCAACCTGTTCGCCGTGCTGGAGCTGTCGGAATGGACGAGGGCGGACCGGGAGGCCCAACTGCTGGCGTTCCTCGAGCGAATCGGCAGGGCAAACCCGGCCACCGGAGCACCGAGCAGCATGCACGCTGGGGTGGATGCGCCCGAGGATGGGCTCGCGGGTTCGCCCGCCGGGTCACCCGCAGGCGCGTCGGACCGCTCGGCGACCGGCTCGGCCGTGAGCCCGGGCGACGCTGGGGCGGCCCGGCCGGCCGCCCGGCCGGATCGGTAG
- a CDS encoding acyl-CoA dehydrogenase family protein — protein MRYQSYAYGQNHWEVDPDLRHVLAHYWPAFTAHEAQLRRFGALSGKEVYEVAYHVDHDAPPVLVMHDLDGHRVDRVRLSPAQEALLRELAPMNRPPYEGGSWHHQYALGYLVADPGIYCILTITNQTAYIIHKYAAEFGEWKDKLLRGEFWGATWMTEVQGGSDLGANTLQATRNGDAWRLDGEKYFCSGAGLTDVAVVTARPQGAPAGPKGLALFLVPRMNRAGALNYHVRRLKDKSATRAVPSGEVDFRGSEAFLVGEAEQGIYYTLEVLTVSRLANAIAGMGIARKAHLEVLERVRRRRSFGRPLVDHPLIRRDLTDMAVRIAGGLMLGFHAADLFEKAWDELPPYTARYHYARFLSHLAKNRTADHAAEVTRLAMELFGGLGFLEEYAVARWHREALITPIWEGPSNIQALDLLEAMHKKRAHEAFLAEFIPMLEKAGTAEARTAREVIEATLARLAGSKPEEAQWYAKDATARLADAAQVGLLYKLAETAGERYAQLAALYARRFLLGEEYPAWALEKPEVWSA, from the coding sequence GTGAGATACCAGTCCTATGCCTACGGGCAGAACCACTGGGAGGTCGACCCGGACCTGCGCCACGTGCTGGCACACTACTGGCCGGCCTTCACCGCCCACGAGGCCCAGCTGCGCCGTTTCGGCGCCCTGTCCGGCAAGGAGGTCTACGAAGTCGCCTACCACGTGGACCATGACGCCCCGCCGGTGCTGGTCATGCACGACCTGGACGGCCACCGGGTGGACCGGGTGCGCCTCTCGCCCGCCCAGGAGGCGCTGCTCCGGGAGCTTGCCCCGATGAACCGTCCCCCCTATGAGGGCGGGAGCTGGCACCACCAGTACGCCTTGGGCTACCTGGTCGCCGATCCCGGGATCTACTGCATCCTGACCATCACCAACCAGACGGCCTACATCATCCACAAGTATGCCGCGGAGTTCGGCGAGTGGAAGGACAAGCTCCTCCGCGGCGAGTTCTGGGGCGCCACCTGGATGACCGAGGTCCAGGGCGGCAGCGACCTGGGCGCCAACACCCTCCAGGCCACCCGCAATGGCGACGCCTGGCGCCTCGACGGGGAGAAGTACTTCTGCAGCGGTGCCGGTCTGACCGACGTGGCCGTCGTCACCGCCCGGCCCCAGGGCGCACCCGCTGGGCCCAAGGGATTGGCCCTGTTCCTGGTTCCTCGGATGAACCGGGCCGGCGCGCTGAACTACCACGTGCGCCGGCTCAAGGACAAGAGCGCCACCCGGGCCGTCCCCTCGGGTGAGGTGGATTTCCGCGGCAGCGAGGCCTTCCTGGTGGGCGAGGCAGAGCAGGGGATCTACTACACCCTCGAGGTGCTCACCGTCTCCCGGCTGGCCAACGCCATCGCCGGCATGGGCATCGCCCGCAAGGCCCACCTGGAGGTGCTGGAGCGGGTGCGGCGCCGCCGGTCCTTCGGCCGCCCCCTCGTCGATCACCCGCTGATCCGCCGGGACCTGACCGACATGGCCGTACGCATCGCCGGCGGCCTGATGCTGGGCTTCCACGCCGCCGACCTCTTCGAGAAGGCGTGGGACGAGTTGCCGCCCTACACGGCCCGCTACCACTACGCTCGGTTCCTCTCCCACCTGGCCAAGAACCGCACCGCCGACCACGCCGCCGAGGTGACGCGGCTCGCCATGGAGCTCTTCGGCGGGCTCGGGTTCCTGGAGGAGTACGCCGTAGCCCGCTGGCACCGCGAGGCTCTGATCACGCCCATTTGGGAGGGGCCCAGCAACATCCAGGCCCTGGACCTGCTGGAGGCCATGCACAAGAAGCGGGCCCACGAGGCCTTCCTGGCTGAGTTCATCCCGATGCTGGAGAAGGCCGGCACGGCCGAGGCCCGGACCGCCCGGGAGGTCATCGAGGCCACCCTTGCCCGGCTGGCCGGCAGCAAGCCCGAGGAGGCCCAGTGGTACGCCAAGGATGCCACGGCCCGCTTGGCCGACGCCGCCCAGGTGGGCCTGCTGTACAAGCTGGCCGAGACCGCGGGCGAGCGCTATGCCCAGCTGGCAGCCCTGTATGCCCGCCGGTTCCTCCTGGGCGAGGAGTACCCGGCCTGGGCACTGGAGAAGCCGGAGGTGTGGTCCGCTTAG